TACGGAGAAAACGGTGCAGCATATGTGTTTGCACCTCAAAAAGGGGCAGATGAAAATGCTGTAAAGCTTCTTGATATGGGACTTAGAAATTTTGCAAATGTTGCCAAAGAGTATCTTGGAAAAGACTTATCGCTATCCAGTGGTGCAGGTGCTGCAGGGGGGTTGGGATTTGCACTTTTGGCTTTTTTGAACGCTCAGTATGTATCGGGAATAGATTATATACTAAGCGCTTCGAACGCTGAAGAACATGTCAAATGGACAGATATTATCATCACTGGTGAAGGAAGATTTGACAGGCAAAGCTTATCTGGAAAATCTACAATTGGAATTGCAAGACTTGGTGCAAAATTTGGCAAAATGGTAATTGTTATTTCAGGTTCAATTGATTGCCCTTTTGAAGAGTACACAAAAGAAGGTATAACCTCAATTTTCTCTATTGTTGACATGGCATCATCGCTTGACAGATGCCTAAAGGAGGCACCACGTCTGCTTAAAGAAACTACAAAGAGTATCGTAAATTTGATTTTAAGATCTAAAAAGCTTTAAAAAAGCAGATAAAATCATCAGGGCTATTCCTCTTTCTTTATGGAATAGCCCTGAACAGGAAGTTTCACTCTATGCAAAAACAATATGGATATCCTGTGCTATAGCACTTTTCTGGCAATTTGATAACCAAAGCATTTTCCAACTGTTCAAATTCAAGCTCATCTTCAAATCCTAAAAGTTTTATCTTTTTTACAAAAATACCACTTGATAGTCCCAAACTTTTGATGATTGCCTTGTGTTCATCTGGATACTTCATTTGAAAAGCAAAAATTTTCCCATCTTTTTGTGTAAATCTAAAATCCTCTTGCGTCCACTCAAGTTTTTTCTCCTGAAAAGCTCCACCTTGGCCTTTTGTCGGACCTTCTTTATATCTTATCCATGGACGTGTTGCATATATACCTTCTCCGTTTACTTTTATCCATTTTGCAATCTCATCAAGAATATAAAGACATTCATCATCCAAGGTGCCATCTGGTTTTTGCGGAATATTCAAAAGAAGGTTTCCACCTTTGCTGACAATATCAATAAGCATTTCAATTACCTGTTGCGGGGTTTTGTAAATCGCTCTAACATCATAAAACCAGCCACCCAAACATGTATCTGTCTGCCATGGATGAGGTAGAATTTCTTCTGCTGCTCCGCGTTCAATGTCCAAAACACCAATTTCATAGACTTCTGGATTTGTGTCTTTTTGAGTGTACACTGCTTGATTTATACCACCGTGATTTTTGGCACTGGTATTGTAAAGATGCGCGACAATATTGAGTCCAACTTCTCCAAAAGGAACACCGCCGTCTGAATATAAAAAGTCTGGCTCATACTGGTCAATCAAATCTTTGATTCTTAAAAACCATTTCATATGCCACTGTGGATTGGGTGAATACCAATTGACAATCTTTCCATGCTGTTTTTCCAATTCGTATTCATCCCAATTAGGATGATAAAAATCCTCATAGGCCGGATCATTTCCATCGTATGGGATACCTTTATATGGTCCTTTTGTGTCATGTCCTTTACTTGGTGCAAACCACGAAAAGCTTGCCGCTAAATGTTCTGATACACCAAACGGAAGTCCTCTTTCTCTTGCAGCTTTGCACCACATTCCAACAATATCTTTCTTCGGCCCCATATTTACTGCATTCCACCTATGGTATCGAGAATTCCAGTTATCAAAGTTATCGTGGTGAACAGCCTGAGCAACAAAATATTTTGCACCTGCTTTGATATACAGATCAATTAGTTCCTCCGGGTCAAACCTTTCGGCTTTCCACATCTGAACTATGTCTTTGTAACCAACCTTTGAAGGATGCCCATACTTTCGCCAGTGATAGTAATACTGTGGCTCTCCTTCTCTGTAGATATTTCTTGCATACCAGTCCCCATACATTGGAACACTCTGAGGTCCCCAGTGTGCCCAAATTCCAAACTTTGCATCTAAAAACCATTGTGGACATTTAAATTGTCTTAAAGATTCCCTTGTTGGCGAGAATGGACCTTTTTGGATGGTTTTAAAATACTCCTCCATATAAGAGAGACCTCCTTGTACACAAATTATTTTTTATACAATGGTCCAAAATTCTTGCACGCCCTAAAATCTGCACCTTCCAAATCCTCTGTTTAAAATAAACTCCGCGCACTCGGTCTGAATATTCTTTCTTCTTCTACATTATGCATACACACTGGAATCCTCAACACAGAGGCCAATGTGATAAACAAATCACCCACATGCCCATACGTTATTTTGCGCAGTGATTTGCTCCCCAGTTTTCCATCACAGAGTATACACTCTTAAATGCTTCCATACCAGTTAGTTTTGGTACAAACCATGTGGTTGGCCATGTTGGGTCTGTCCTTCTGTCAAGTATTTCATGAACATTTGCAGGAAGTTCTACTGTCCAGCCTTCTGCAATTTGAAGGACTGGTCTTAAACCTTTAACAATATTTAATCTTGAGATTGTAACAGGTATACCGCCTCTTGTCACAAACTTAGTCGAAAATCCACTGCCTCTAAAATATCCCAAATTGGCATAACAAAACCTTGTTGCATCTAAGCATCTTTTAACTTCTTGCTCGGTAATTTCCCAGAAAGGCTTTATAGCAGGCTTGCCGTCAATCTCTTGCTGACCTGTTCCATCCAATGCTGCAGAACCAGAATTTATAAGATGAATAACCCCATTTTGAGCAAGTCCTTCTGGTTTCCATCCGGTTACTCTGTAAATAGCATCCGGACTCCAATATGTTCTAACATCTGCAAAAATCTGAGCTGTATTTGTAAGTAAATGCCCAAATAACATACATACACCGTTTAAGCTGTCATTTTCAGTTGCAAGTATGTAAGGCTGTCTAAGTCCATTCCAGTCAAATGAGGAGTTTAGAATTGTTTCCATAAAGTCACCGTTCGGGAAGTGATCTGTCCATTGACGCTGCCCTTGAAATCCTGCCAAAATTGCATTGTGACCAAGGCTTTCTTCTGGATATCCTAATGCTTCAAGTTTTTTATTTCCAATCATCAAATCTCTTGTTATTATAGCCATTTTGACCACAAATTTCCACACTTCATCCTTCTTTTTTCTGTCAACCCTTTTCGCCGGCGGATTAGGGTCTTCTCCTTCCCTACAATTATTTTTTACCCACTGTATTGCCCTTTCAAATTCTTCTTGGTCGTATATCTTTTCTTCTATCCGCCTAATTATTTCGGACATGTCAACATACTCAACTCTCATCCCAAGATAGTCCTCAAAAAAGTCAGGACCAACAATAGAACCTGCAATTCCCATCGATACACTTCCAATTGAAAGATAAGACTTATTTTTTTATTATAGAAACTGCCAAAGCACTTTTTACAAACTTTAAAATCCTTTCTTGAACATCTTGAGAAATTGAAAAATCATCTTTGTCTTGAACATCATTCCCATATATCTTAAAGACAGGTAACCCTTTTTGATTGTGAGCGGTCGACACTGCAGCAAGATATACAGCACCCGGTCTTTCCGTACCATTAAATCCCCATCATACAGCTTTTGTAATATCCAGTGTCATATCCATTGTTTCAGAACCATAACACCAGCAAGGCGTGACTGTTATAGAAAGGCCAACTCCCTCTTTTTTGAAAAGTTCATCTGCCATTCTTGCCTCAACAACACCACCAATACACCGAGGAGGGAGTACACACTTTACCTTCTCGCCATTTGGTAAATAAACGTTCTTTTCTATAAACTCTGCCACTGATTTTGCTAATCTCCATGTCTGCTCTTCTAAAGACTCTCTTACTCCACCATATCTTACATCTATAGTTGGTCTTATACCCACCCTGGGGTAATCTTCAACAAATCTTTTTTCGCCTACAAAAACATTTAATCTTTCATTTGCCATTTTTAATATTACTCCTTTTTTGTAATTCTGAAGATAAAAGACTACTATATACAAGTAAGAAATAATATTATGAAACGTTTAGTTTTTGTTTTGCAAAAAAGTATACATTTACACTATTTTTAAGGTTAATATATACTATTTTTCACAATTTGTCAATATAGTTAATTGAATTTCCCTCGAATAGGTGTAGAGATATTTACCACAGCGAAAAAATGTGCGAAAATAGTGAGAAGAAACTCATAAAAAGAATTGAGGCTGCCTCCATCCTAACATGAATATAATTAAAAAATGTAGTCTCCTATTCAAAAAAATCAAAAAACTACAAGGAGTGGCATGAGATATTTTCCATTTTGGTGTAGAACTAAATCCTATCCCACCAAAAGCTAAACATCTTATGGGGGTAATTGAAAATTCACATAGGGCAGATGATGAATATTTTTTAATGATTCATTCTCAGAGTTGCAAAAACAAAGAAGAATTTATTCAGAAAGCTCAAAGGTGGCAGGATACATGATACTTTTTTAGACCTCATTGTGGTAAGGGAATGAATGGGAGGACACCATTTGAAAAATTCATAGATTCAAAATCTCTGGTCTCCTCCCATGTATTTCAGTTTCCTACTTTACTCCTTGAAGACTTATTAAAGAAAATGGGGACTTTTTATTCTCTGTTCTGTAATAAATTAGGTGGTAAATATGTCTTCACCACGTGCCAGAGTTTATTGGTATTAACAAATGATGTAGTGACAAAAATACACCCCTCTATTGTCAGTTCCAGTCCTCACAAAATTCTTAATTTAAATTGACAAAGTCAAGGAAATTATATGACAATCACCGCTTTTATACATTTATCTTTATTTTCTCTTACAAATTCAAAAGCTTGTGCAGCCTCATCCAATTTAAACCTATGAGTTACTAGTTTTTTAGCTTTTTCTAAATTGCTTGATAAAACCTCAATAGCTTTGTTATAAGTATTTGCATATCTAAAAACACCATAAACGTTATACTCGTTATCTACAACAGAATTTATATTTACTGGAACCTCACTTTCTGCCAATAAACCAATAAGGACTATTCTACCGCCGCGCTTTGTTATTTCAAAGGCTATTTTATTTGTATCTTTAGACCCTGCAGTTTCAAAAGTTATATCTGGACCAGTATTCCCAGTTGCTTCAAGTATTAATTGCTTATAATTGCTCTCTTTTGCATTTATGACATGAGTTGCTCCTAATTCCTTTGCTGCCTCTAACCTCAAAGGCTGAACATCTACTGCTATTACTTGACTTGCTCCAAACGCTTTTACTGCCAAAATGGTCAACAAACCCACCGGTCCCAATCCTAAAATCAATACTTTGTCCCCAACTTTTACGTTTCCCCGCATAGCGCCATGAATACCTACTGACAGTGGTTCAACCAAAGTTGCTATGTCATAATCAACATCATTGGGAACCTTAAACAAATAATCCTCTCTTACAGCTAAATACTCACACAGTGCTCCATCAACAGGTGGTGTAGCCAAAAACTTTACATCTGGACATAGATTATATCGTCCATTTTTGCAATATTCACATTTTCCGCATGTTCTTCCGGGTTCTATAACCACTCTATCTCCAATATTAAATTTTTTTACATTTTTCCCTACACTGACAACTTCTCCGCTTGCCTCATGACCTAAAATCAATGGTTTTTCTACAACATATCTACCTATTCTACCATGTTCATAATAATGAACATCAGAACCACAAATCCCTACACATTTGACAGCAACTAATACTTCGTCATCCGCAATTACAGGTCTATCCCTTATTTCCATTTTTAAAACTTTTGGTTTTTCTAATACAATAGCCTTCATCGTTCCCATAAAAGACACCTCCCTTCTATTATTTTTACTCTCAAGATCTTTTAAAAATTATTTACAAACAACCATAAGCAACTGACCTTACTCTTAAATGATAGTATTCCTCCATATTCGGTATCATTTGATGCATATATACCAAGGAAAAACCTTCACTCGGGTCAATTGAAACATAAGTTCCCAAAGCACCAGTCCATCCAAATTCTCCAATTGAACTGTTGAAATTGCTCTCGTTAATACTCATAAGCGTCCTCACACCTAATCCATATCCGTATCCAGACAAATAGATGTTATTTTTATTAAAATCTAACAACTGAGTACTATTTAATTGATTAGTTCTCATTAAATCTATGGTTTTTCTTCCAATTATTTTCTTACCTTTATAAACTCCTCCATTAGCTAACATTTGTGAAAATTTGATATAATCTCTGACGGTTGAAAAAAGCCCCCCGCCTCCTGACTCATATACTGCATCTTTTTCGTGATATTCATCTAATAATCCTTTTGTTCTTTCAAATGTTCCATCCTCTTTTTTTCTGTAACATGCAACCATTCTTTCTTCTATATCGCCAAAATAGCGGTATGCAGTATCATTCATACCTAACGGTTCAAAAATCTCTTCTTTTAGAAATTCGCTCACCTTTTTCCCAGATATAACTTGGATAAGAGCTGCAACTATATCATGTCCATATCCATATAACCATCTAGTGCCCGGTTCAAACTCCTGCGGTACTGATGCCATAGCTTTTGCCTCAGTAACTATGTCATATTTGCCATATTTCTTGGTCAACTCTTCTCTCACTTTTCTCATTTCAATAGCTGTGGGAGATTCTCTGAAAGGATACGGTAAACCTACTGTCATAGTAAAAGCATGTTTTACAAGCACTGGATTTTTGGCTTTTTCTATTTTATATTCTCCATTACTATCTTTAATATATACATATGTTTCTTTGTATTCAGGAATATATTCATAAACTGGGTCACTTAACAAAAACTTACCCCTTTCATAAAGTATTAAAGCAGCTGTACAAACTATGAGTTTAGTCATTGATGCCAATCTGAAAACACTGCCTTCGTTCATCGGTATTTTTCTTTCCATATCTGCATAGCCAAAATATCCTTCCCATAATATCTCTCCATCTTTTGCTACAGCACATGCACACCCCGGTAAACCACTTTCAACAAAACTGTTTAACAATCTCGACAAATCATCAAATTTCGCCATATTGCTAACACCCCTTTACATTTATATATATATAAAATTTTTATGGTTTGGTTTACAAATTACTCTAAATTCAAT
The DNA window shown above is from Caldicellulosiruptor owensensis OL and carries:
- a CDS encoding NAD(P)-dependent alcohol dehydrogenase yields the protein MGTMKAIVLEKPKVLKMEIRDRPVIADDEVLVAVKCVGICGSDVHYYEHGRIGRYVVEKPLILGHEASGEVVSVGKNVKKFNIGDRVVIEPGRTCGKCEYCKNGRYNLCPDVKFLATPPVDGALCEYLAVREDYLFKVPNDVDYDIATLVEPLSVGIHGAMRGNVKVGDKVLILGLGPVGLLTILAVKAFGASQVIAVDVQPLRLEAAKELGATHVINAKESNYKQLILEATGNTGPDITFETAGSKDTNKIAFEITKRGGRIVLIGLLAESEVPVNINSVVDNEYNVYGVFRYANTYNKAIEVLSSNLEKAKKLVTHRFKLDEAAQAFEFVRENKDKCIKAVIVI
- a CDS encoding serine hydrolase domain-containing protein, whose translation is MAKFDDLSRLLNSFVESGLPGCACAVAKDGEILWEGYFGYADMERKIPMNEGSVFRLASMTKLIVCTAALILYERGKFLLSDPVYEYIPEYKETYVYIKDSNGEYKIEKAKNPVLVKHAFTMTVGLPYPFRESPTAIEMRKVREELTKKYGKYDIVTEAKAMASVPQEFEPGTRWLYGYGHDIVAALIQVISGKKVSEFLKEEIFEPLGMNDTAYRYFGDIEERMVACYRKKEDGTFERTKGLLDEYHEKDAVYESGGGGLFSTVRDYIKFSQMLANGGVYKGKKIIGRKTIDLMRTNQLNSTQLLDFNKNNIYLSGYGYGLGVRTLMSINESNFNSSIGEFGWTGALGTYVSIDPSEGFSLVYMHQMIPNMEEYYHLRVRSVAYGCL
- a CDS encoding alpha-L-fucosidase, translated to MEEYFKTIQKGPFSPTRESLRQFKCPQWFLDAKFGIWAHWGPQSVPMYGDWYARNIYREGEPQYYYHWRKYGHPSKVGYKDIVQMWKAERFDPEELIDLYIKAGAKYFVAQAVHHDNFDNWNSRYHRWNAVNMGPKKDIVGMWCKAARERGLPFGVSEHLAASFSWFAPSKGHDTKGPYKGIPYDGNDPAYEDFYHPNWDEYELEKQHGKIVNWYSPNPQWHMKWFLRIKDLIDQYEPDFLYSDGGVPFGEVGLNIVAHLYNTSAKNHGGINQAVYTQKDTNPEVYEIGVLDIERGAAEEILPHPWQTDTCLGGWFYDVRAIYKTPQQVIEMLIDIVSKGGNLLLNIPQKPDGTLDDECLYILDEIAKWIKVNGEGIYATRPWIRYKEGPTKGQGGAFQEKKLEWTQEDFRFTQKDGKIFAFQMKYPDEHKAIIKSLGLSSGIFVKKIKLLGFEDELEFEQLENALVIKLPEKCYSTGYPYCFCIE